One segment of Ricinus communis isolate WT05 ecotype wild-type chromosome 8, ASM1957865v1, whole genome shotgun sequence DNA contains the following:
- the LOC8282710 gene encoding probable 2-oxoglutarate-dependent dioxygenase AOP1: protein MVVEAAPKLPALDFSQETLKPGSSCWLKACGEVRTALEEYGCFVVEYKKLSLELRDEVFAELKELFDLPTAVKMQNKCQRPLISYIGQNSRIPLHESMGIEDADTPEAAQNFTNLMWPNGNDRFSECIHAYGKLVVELDKIVTRMIFESYGLGKYHDSYVESTCYVIRLLKTRAPKEDETVLGLGAHTDTSFTTILHQNQVNGLEIDTKDGKKINVDFSPTSFVVMAGDALMAWSNDRIKSPRHQVIMNGKVDRYSMGLFTFNNGNLQVPEELVNEDHPLTYKPFNHIEFLHFYQNNHRPIRFYCGI, encoded by the exons ATGGTTGTTGAAGCAGCACCAAAACTTCCTGCTCTTGACTTCAGCCAGGAAACTTTGAAGCCTGGTTCAAGTTGTTGGCTCAAAGCTTGTGGTGAAGTTAGGACAGCACTTGAAGAATATGGTTGTTTTGTGGTAGAGTACAAGAAACTATCTCTAGAGCTTCGTGATGAAGTGTTTGCGGAGCTGAAGGAGTTGTTTGATCTTCCTACAGCAGTTAAGATGCAAAATAAATGCCAAAGGCCTTTGATTAGCTATATTGGACAGAATTCCAGGATTCCTCTCCATGAAAGTATGGGCATTGAAGATGCAGATACTCCTGAGGCAGCTCAGAATTTCACCAACCTCATGTGGCCTAATGGAAATGATCGCTTCAG TGAATGCATTCATGCATACGGGAAGCTTGTAGTGGAGCTTGATAAAATCGTGACAAGAATGATATTTGAAAGCTATGGATTGGGGAAATACCATGACTCTTATGTCGAATCTACTTGTTACGTTATTCGACTCCTGAAAACTAGAGCACCCAAAGAGGATGAGACTGTTTTAGGGTTGGGAGCTCATACAGACACCAGCTTCACAACCATACTTCATCAGAATCAAGTTAATGGTTTGGAGATAGACACCAAGGATGGCAAAAAGATCAATGTAGATTTTTCTCCTACATCCTTCGTAGTCATGGCGGGTGATGCCTTAATG GCATGGAGCAATGACAGGATAAAATCTCCCAGACACCAAGTGATCATGAACGGGAAGGTAGATAGATATTCGATGGGGCTGTTTACATTCAACAATGGAAATTTACAAGTGCCTGAAGAGCTGGTCAATGAGGATCATCCACTTACTTACAAGCCATTCAATCATATTgaatttcttcatttctatCAAAACAACCACCGCCCAATTAGATTCTATTGTGGTATTTGA